In Erigeron canadensis isolate Cc75 chromosome 8, C_canadensis_v1, whole genome shotgun sequence, the DNA window GGACCTTCTAGTATAGTAGTATGCAAGTTAATCTGAGAGTTTATCAAATTCAGTGGGTCCAGCCGTATAATGTAGTAAAGAATTTGAGAGATGACATTACATGACAAACTTGAAGTGCTCATGTTTCACGTTTTCACAAACCTTTTTCTAGAAAAAGTTATGTGACATGTCTCGTATTACTTCTAGGGTAGAGAACATGATAGGTACCTGATAGAGTTCTTATAATTGCCATAAAACAGGAGAATAAGGATGGAATACAAAACATGAACTTTGTGATTTGTGAAGCAACAATTTCTGTGAAATAGACAGGGTAACACAAAAGCACATGATCCTGTACATTTAATTCTGTATGGTGATGATTTAGAGTGATGAAAGAAGTTCATCATCACCAAAAACATCATAAACCAACTAGCGAAGGATGTGGGAGTGAAAAAGTCAAGGATTTCTATGGAATGTAATAGTTAAAAAGCCATATCTCCAACtcgtatattaaaaaaattgcatAAAGGAGATGTCACAAAACAAATCTAGGGCATGAGCAGTTCTAGATATACCACAAAGCGCTTAAACATCAATTTAATCCTTAGAGTATAGTACCATATTAATATCAGACAGAGCCAGCCGTCGTAAGTTAGCCTTGTTGCCCAATAACTCAAACCTAGCTCCAATGTCTGTCTCCAGCAACGTCTACCGAGCTATGGTCTTAAGTCTTTTAAGACACAAGCATTACATCTTTGCAGAAAGTATCGGAGTATAACAGTATCAGATTATGAAATACCATTATTGAGATCCTAGAGTAACTAAGTAATCATGATCGATTCTGTCTCCTAGAATACCTTTTTCTACATAACCATCTCCAACAAAACAACAGAATTTGAAGCTTTCTACAAACAAATACACCAATACAACTTTGGGCTACATGCACCAAAATGTATTAAACCTGTCACGTTTGCTATTCTGTCTATTACTTCCAAACCGTttattaagtgtgtgtgtgtcagACGCTCAATTCATTTGTATTTTCAGGCTACCGGTAACTTATTTGTAGAAATGGCGACCATATAGGGTGCCACGCATCAAAACCGGCACCACATCACTGGTTTTATAAGATATCACATATATGCAGCCGCAGTGAATTGAAAACTTGATCCACCCATTAGGCCATTAAATACATTGAAAGTAGATGATACGAAATTACCAACAAAAACCATACAACATAACGTTTTTTTCacataaaatatcaaatacGCATATATAATCATATTGCCAGTCCTAACATCCATCAGGCAAATACACTCTACAAACCACATTACAGCAGTATCCGTCCACATAAATATATCACACATGCTATAAGGACCAAGGCCAGAAGATAACTATTTGTTAACTTTTGAACGTGTTGtaccaaataaaataaaaacccaaCATCTCTGCATTTCACGACTACTGTTAAGCCGTTACAAGTAATAATCATCCatgcataaaaataaaaaactaataaagaaTATAAAATCAACTTTTAATCCAAAGCAATGTAAACAAAGAAGATCCCACACCATAGAGcataatatttttcaaaaaaaattatataatgcaATTTCAAATTCTATAAAACATAATACTATTGTGCCAACAAACagtaaaaataaacataaaccaGAGAATAAAGTCAAAGGCAATGAAGACAACTGCACCATCAGCTAAATTTCTACCCAGTGGTTTTCGAATTCAACTTTGCCTTAACAACCAAAAGTCAAGTAACAGAAAAACTTGTGGCACCATCGACCAAATCTTAATATTAACTCTAGGGCAATGGAACTCATTCCTTAGCTTATCAACACTGACAAGTGGCGAATGGAACTTATTCCTTAGCATATCGAAATACCTTATACCAGCTTTACCGAAGTAACCTGGATGGTACTTGTCGATTAAGATCCTGCGGTGGTGCATACCTCCGGCATCACCATTCACCACGACCTCCAGGATGCTTTCGATGCTTTCCGATACGTCCGTGTCCAACACTCACATGACCctgcttctttctttttttcctcaAAGCTTATTTCACGACTACTGTTGAACCGTCACAGATATGAACCATCCAtgtgtaaaaactaaaaatataaaatagaatcAGCTTTTAATAATCCAAAACaatgaaaacaaagaaaatcCCACAACCATAGATCGAGcacaaatataatttttttaaaacaaaacttcGTTATAATGCCGAGTTAAAATTCTATAAAACATAGTAGTACTCGGATACAAACTGTAAAAATAAtcataaaccaaaaaaattaaacctAAGCATTGAAGACAACCGCACCATCAGCTAATTTTCTATTCATATGAAAAATAAGGATTTAACCTGGTTCCTGACAGTGGCTTCCTTAGCCAAGTTTTCTTCGTGATAGAAAATTCCATATTCGATCAATAGTTTTCGAAGTCATCTTTGCCTTAACAACTAACGGCCGAGTCGACGGCACATCTTGTGGCACCATCGACCAAAACTCAATATTAACTTTAGGGCAATGGAACTTATTCCTAGTGCCTCCCCGCTTTTTTAACTTTCGCAGTAGACGCTTTCCAGACAAGACTATCGACATAATGAACAATGTCAGTACTGCGGCCATATGAAGCAATATGTGATTCAAAGTACTTAACCTTGGTTGTGACCGGATCGTACAAGCGTAAATGTCAATCAGTCCTAAAAAGAAACTCACCGTTCAAAGTTAATCCAACTGGGGTTATATCATTATCTAAACTTAATTGTGAAAACATGTGGCGTTTGACCCATGCGTAGTACTCATCCATAACCCAAACCTCACACTGGTCACTGCCTCGAACGCTTGTCATCACACAAAGCTTTCCATCTATAAAAGCAAGAGCCAGATTgcgattttcatcaaaataacaTACAGAATCTGGAAGAGAGATCTCACTAAAAGTCTGGACCCCCAAATCAAATGCCAATATCATGTTTAACCTGCTCGGAGGAACATAACCAAGCCAATGAACCTTTCCATGATGACCATCTAAAAGAGCTTGGTCTCCAAGATGCTTGGGTATAAAAAGTTGAGATGGAAACCTTTCAGCAGTTAATTGCCATGAACCTCTTCTCATGCTATACACCTCAACTACTTCTGGAAAGACGGTGGTGTAGGTTTCATCGGGGGAGCACGTCAGCTTAACCATCATGTAATCATCGGTTTTAGGGTCAAACCAAAACCGATAAAAGATTGCTGTGCCAAGTGGCAAAGTAAATGGTGGGAGAGTCATCAGAGCGGATAGAGATGGGTTCCATATATAAATGGTATACATGGGATTGATATTAGTTGGTCCCGTTTCACGAAAAAAGTATATTAAGCCATTAGCCGAACCGATTACCGAAGAAAAGAAGCGATCCTTAGATGGGAAATTAACTGGAAACTTAATGAAATTTGTGAGTTCAATATGAGGAAAAGTAGAGTGTACGGTGCATGGTCTGTGTCTACGTAATAGATTGTCAAAGAGCAAAAGAATGTTACCATTGTTATTGTGGATTAATGAGCATTGTTGTTTAAGATGGGAATAAATGAAAGAGGGTTGATATAAAAGTGCATTCCAGTGTCGACAAACACACCTTGATTGAGCAAGCAGTTTGGCCGGTAGCCATATTAGTATGCGGCTTAAAACATCGTCTGGGAGTTCTTCCATCGCGGTAACTGGCaagaaaggagaagaaaaatacAGCAGAAAAACGGcattaacacaaaaaaataagtgcataaaatcaacaaaacatagcattaaaacaacaaaaatttaCCAAAGGACAACCAAAATGGTAAACTTCTTTAAACCAGGATCAATAAATTACAAGTTAAACCATGAGAACCAAGTTAACTTCCTATAATTGGCGTCTACGTTTTCCTAACTTGCGGGAATCAAGTCATTACATCTTCAACTTTAACTCTAGCAAGTACTTCTTTTTCCACAGAACAAATTACACAAGAGttcaatttttaactttttcctGTATATGGCTCTTttcttctaaaatatctttccatatatctataaaaaaaaatcatctatatataattatactatcATAAACAAACTAAAGCAAGCCAGAAagtgaaaataataaaatcactaacgtaaaaaaacaattataataaaatccaccaataagtaatatattaatttctaATAGGACTACTGTATTATACAACAACTATATAAAACAACAGGCATTGGTTGTAgaacacaaataaaaatgtaaCAATCATTATATTAAGGTTTACAAGAAAGAAATGTAAAGTAAGTTAGGATTGTTTGCTgaccttattattaagaatcaGAGAGTCGTACAAAATGAAGGTTGGAGAAAGGAGATCGAGCAGGTAACACCAGAATTTGTGAGAAAGGAAAACCGGATATcggttgtttttatttttgatgaataACGATGATGTTCATGTTCGGTACTAGTGGTTTAGTGTCCTTACCTAAGGCtaatgtatttttgttttttttatggattcGAATAATTTATTAGGATGTATAAGGATATTTGTAAGGATGTTATGTGGAATGTCTAAGGGCAATAttttataaaaggaaaattatACACAATCTAATTTTAACGTGTATCTTATAGGCGTAAAGGGAAGTGCAGATCCGGAGTGTTTGGACGAGAAATAAAGGTTTTGGACGAGAAATAAAGGTTTGCTAGTTTCTTGATCCCGGAAATCTTGTACTCAGAGTCATGGATAAAGTGGACTACCCAGCGCGATACTTGGTGGATGACCCCCGTTCTTTCTAGTATCTTTTTCCCGTCCCTTTTGAGACCATTCACCCTTTTCCCAACCAAACATAGATAGAAGCCCTCTTTCCCCTACGAAATTCTATACGAGTACTGATATAGTCAACAGACTTATACTCTGCACTACCTAActtagtaaaaaataaaaatatcttaaTAAAATCATAAAGTGTCTGTACGTATGAGTTGTCCTAAAACTCCTTCAAATTTAATCGTGTGCACAAAAATTTGCAAAAATTACCAAGTTTATGATTcttctttgttatttttttactttagggatggaaagtaaaaatattattaacttCAATAACGAAAAGTGTCATATTTCATTTATGTTACCAATTTTATTCACTTTTCATATTCTTTATGTTGTGTTACATGGGAACCATGTTGATGATGGTGACATGCTTATCAATGTTAGGATGGACGGTCTTTGAAAACATTTCTACAAAACCAAGATTGAGTTGGGAAAAAAAGGCATTGTTATTCAGCCGTTTCTTGTGGCTAGATAATTTATTGTTGCGGATTTGAGAACAAAGATTGATGATGCTAGCTATCATCCCACAcaacattattttcatttgaaCAATTGGGTCCCGAGGAAGGTAAATATAAGAAATTGAAGGGAAATTCGGGATAGATTACCTACGTTAGTTCACTTCAACTTACCAGGTGAGGAATTGTCCCCTGTTCGATGTTATGCAGTTGGTGTAATTCACATGAGGAAACCATTGAACATGTGCTTACTGCTTGCACATTTTCTATGGAAGTCGGGTCTCTAATAGGATCTTGGTGTCGCATTAATCCTATTTATGCATTTCAAGTTTCCGACTTGCTCTATCTAGACAAAAATCTCGCAGGATATAAGAAGTggagaaaaatgataaatggtATAATCCAGATTGCTATATGGAGTCTATGGATGACAAGAAATAATGTGGTTCCCAACCAAGTTTCTCAAACTCCCACTTTGGTTTTTGAAGAAATACAAATACAATCGATGGTGTATTTATGGATACCAAATAGAGCGAATAAAGTGGAGATTGATTGGAATACTTAGTGTAACGGACCTAGTTTGTCCTTACTATTTCCGTCTCTTATTTGTTGTATTTGTATTATTAGCTTCTTgctagttatttttttaatatatcatacatttgctgttaaaaaaaaaagtaatgataTTCAAAgctttaatatttttttgtttatgttattgtGAACTGACTTTTATGATTTGTAatgttgttaatattttattatttatggcTTTTTTTGCTAGAAGTTagttattatgattattaactTTTAGGTTATTGTAGAAACTACGTATTTGTAGAATCTGTAAATGTTCAAAACTTTAATTTGTTTCTATTATACGTTTgatcatagttaattacattttggatactcatcattttttttatatgaaactttgattaaaaatatctaaacatatgTAGAAATGTTGCTTATAAAAGAACtctctaaataataaaatagcCATAAGCACATTCAAATACCGAACTACCAGTCTATCATTATAGACTAAAAAACGAGATAATGGAAGACTCCTTGATACTTTTTAATTATGCATTAAACGCGAGAAAATAAAACTTGAAATTGTTCACGGACAAGGTTCTTGATGTTTTTCTACTCAAAAAATACATTACCACCATATCACACATCAAGCATCTAAAAGTTGTTCCTCAGcacaatttaatttataagtaTCTGAAAGTTTCTCCTTCACCTCTTGTGGCACCGTTCCGtacatcatatatatcaaagcattataaatttaagaagTCGCAAATTTATGATTATTTTGGAGATCAAATCAGGGTTATAAATAGATGTATTTTATTGCTTATTTACTGGTTTATAAataaggggtttgctaaatacaacccttaaagctgtgtttaaggtgcataaattatttgtacatttaccatgaaaatcaggggcgagcttttaatatggaaggtacaaatttttttatacacgttaaatacaacaCTTAagactgtatttagcatttccctataAATAAATGGGATATAGCTTGTTGCTTTTTTAATACACTTAAAGTTTACATAAATAAATGATGTGGAATTACTGAAGTAGGATAATGGATATGTTTGATAAATTAGATGTAGTTGTACCTTTTACTATGCCAGAAGACAATAAACTTCATGCTCTTGCCAAATATAAATGAAGCATTAATTTAAGTGCAGCAAGGCCAAACAGTTTTCTAATAAATTCAGTTTGTAAATGTATTGAGCGTTATTATCATACAAGTTTGGATTCCAGCCAAAATTACAATAGAAGGTTGAACAAGTGGGTCACAAAGGCATGTAGTAAACCATTGGATAAAACATCATCCTAGCAAAAACGTTGTGTCGAGAATTATTACAATTTCTGGTTCCAAAACAGTGTCAACAGCCATAGAAAAGCGACAACATAGTGATCACAAGAATGGCATAATCTGGTATGCAGGAGACTAGAAGAGGTTACACGCCACTTTTATACAACAAACTTTGCTTTAAAATGTCTAGACATCAGTAAAACTGCTGCTTGTAAAAAGATTTCGAATTACAATAGCCATAAGCATACTCTAATGCTTGGCAGCACCCATTATAACTTAAAAACGAAGAATCCTTGATATGTATCATCATACGCAAGAAAACAAAACTTGAAATTGCTCAGAGACAATTTTACCGTTGTTTTTCTACTTGAAAAACACATTACCACCATATCATACATCAAGTATATTAGAAATCAAAAAAACTTGCAAGCAAGACAATGAGAAACTGAGCACAATTATAAGCATCTGAAACAAAACTTCTTCAATATAATGCAAGTTCAAATTCAGCAAAACAAAGTACTCTGCCAACATAACTAACGGAATCATAACCAACATCATAAACCGGAAAAACAAACCTAAGCAGTAAGCAAAACTGCACCACCAGCTTCCTTAATCTTCTTTTCAGCAGTCTTGGAAATAAGCTTGGCCTTCACAACCATCGGATGAGCCAACGGAACAGCTCCCTTACCCAACACTTTAAAGTAACCAAACTGAGTAACGTCGACCACAGGAACCTTATCACCACTAGCTTTTTCCTTCACGTCTTGTGGCACCATCGACCAAAGCTTATCAACATTCACAATTGGGCAATGGAACTTGTTCCTTAGCCTATGGAAATACCTCATACCAACTTTACCAAAGTAACCAGGATGGTACTTGTCGAATAAGATCCTGTGGTGGTGCATACCTCCAGCGTTACCACGACCTCCAGGATGCTTTCGGTGCTTTCCGATACGTCCGTGTCCAGCACTCACATGACCCCTCTTCTTTCTGTTCTTCCTCAAACTTGTAGTCATTGTtaactatataaaaaacaattaatatCAAATCTCAGACCTAATCCTAAAAACTGTACTAATTAAAAGTAACTAACAAGCGTAGGCTCGTAGCTTTTATtagaacaaaaaattatataatattactttGCAATGATATACAAACagcttatatctatatattacacatttttttataaaataattacatgTCACATGCTGTAAACTATACATACAGAAcgtttatatctatatattacaCAATTTTCAAAGAAACTCAACTGCCTCATCTTtgctcaaaataaaaaaaaacctaaaatctaaaatattgtaaattatagATACAAacaagatatatgtatataaactacTAAAATCAAAAGCATTAACCGAAAAATTTAGATAATAACAAGATGAGTACAAATATTACATTGCAAAATCTACATACAGGAaggttatatgtatatataacagTACTAAATGCATACAGATTGAgtaaatagaaattaaatttaGATGGGCGATTAAGGAATGATTAATAGATGAGAATGTATAGAGATAATAATGATGACAGATATATTGACGGCGGAggatgaaaaagaaagaaggtTACCTGAAGAGTGAAATCTCCGGTGAAGGGAGGATGGCGGCAGAATCCTTGAGATAGTGTAAAGAGGTGGAAATGAAACCCTATGTAGGTTTTATAGGATTGATTAACAACATAGTTTGTTTTTCTATGGGCCAGAAGTATGGGCTTAGTGGTCTTAACTCTTTCATAAAATAAGCCCAATTActactcttctttttttttttctggacctctaacctcatcctcatggaaaatacctgtGAGATGAGACCCCAAAACTCGAACCCGAAACCTTGGGTAAACCCACCCTCAGGCCCACATAATAAATTTAGAAGATACTCCGGGTTTAAACTAGTGGTTACTCTTTCTGTTTTTAAAACCGGTTTAAATTTTAGATTATGTAAACATAGCTTTTTAAGTCTATGTTAAGATTTGGCAAAGTGTTGTACTAGATGAttacaaattattttaataGAATGGTTATATCTATGCACAATTTTTTATTTCGTATTAACCATAATCCTAAATGTTGTGTTTAGCTAGAGCCTAAATGCATAAATGTCATATGACAACTTTTTCTTACAAACTAGAGTTTTGATAATTATCAACAgcatataaaagaaaacttgaaTTAAAGCATTGGGTTGATTCGTATTTATCCGTGGGTTCATGAACGAACACTGAAGATGTAACCAAACACATATAAACAGAAAGAAACACAAGCGAATTGAATGCATATTAAAAGACATGTAACTTTGTACGTAGAAGCATTACAGTGCAAATTTAGCattaaagatatatttataaaaaaaactatcctAAGAATAATCATATGACATGCTTAATTGTGAACTTAACAAGTTTTTAAACCACACTTATAAGTAGTTAAAGGAAACTTGACCATAGATGGATATGACAGAgtaacaggaaaaaaaaaatggaaatctTCTAGTACCATGTATCATTATGAgcatttaaaaacaaaatattaaacattCACAAACAGAACGGAACGTGTAAACTCTATGTTTATACTCGGTCATTTACTTGAACAAACGGattattttgttggttattataaataaataaagatgcaCAAAGTCATCCCGAACCATTCATCAAATTTTTCACTCGTTTAAAACCCAATAAATAGGGTTTAATATTAATAAGTGTAATTATATTCGATCATAGTGAATGGGAAGAAAAAAATTCACTTCTCTTAAAAATTGGGATTACTCATTAT includes these proteins:
- the LOC122579424 gene encoding F-box protein CPR1-like — encoded protein: MEELPDDVLSRILIWLPAKLLAQSRCVCRHWNALLYQPSFIYSHLKQQCSLIHNNNGNILLLFDNLLRRHRPCTVHSTFPHIELTNFIKFPVNFPSKDRFFSSVIGSANGLIYFFRETGPTNINPMYTIYIWNPSLSALMTLPPFTLPLGTAIFYRFWFDPKTDDYMMVKLTCSPDETYTTVFPEVVEVYSMRRGSWQLTAERFPSQLFIPKHLGDQALLDGHHGKVHWLGYVPPSRLNMILAFDLGVQTFSEISLPDSVCYFDENRNLALAFIDGKLCVMTSVRGSDQCEVWVMDEYYAWVKRHMFSQLSLDNDITPVGLTLNGEFLFRTD
- the LOC122578622 gene encoding 60S ribosomal protein L27a-2-like, whose protein sequence is MTTSLRKNRKKRGHVSAGHGRIGKHRKHPGGRGNAGGMHHHRILFDKYHPGYFGKVGMRYFHRLRNKFHCPIVNVDKLWSMVPQDVKEKASGDKVPVVDVTQFGYFKVLGKGAVPLAHPMVVKAKLISKTAEKKIKEAGGAVLLTA